A window of Nicotiana tabacum cultivar K326 chromosome 24, ASM71507v2, whole genome shotgun sequence contains these coding sequences:
- the LOC142178029 gene encoding F-box/FBD/LRR-repeat protein At1g13570-like yields MEMQFNKRLSIGVEGEDRLSEMPGNIIDHILELMPIKDAAKTSVLARKWRYIWCMHPNIVLDKLTCRKFSTNSLRVLDNTINKILLQHIGNIIKFVLDFSQVDLLPLTDINMWIRYVITKGVRDLTLDFSNNNPYKPPTYIYYYQNLTDLTLNNCLFKPLDFIFSYPNLKSLYLKQITFMATPKSLVLKAPVLANLTIMYCWGTESLNIVSPQLSYLFVVESHYLDLSCFMKCTNLAVVSLSLCKVVENSKQNERSTLLKFIFGLPMLEKLYLDTFYLKVFDSDNHADDVLNYLEKLNNFDRPIPNLEQVVIRSFNGSKPELLFIKLLFAATPSLIRMSIERDRIFTSTEDRKITGELMRYPRASPKAELFYLPPRRL; encoded by the exons ATGGAGATGCAGTTTAATAAAAGGCTTTCAATTGGAGTGGAAGGTGAAGATAGACTCAGTGAAATGCCAGGAAATATTATAGATCATATCCTTGAGCTTATGCCAATCAAAGATGCAGCCAAGACTAGTGTTTTGGCCAGAAAATGGAGATATATTTGGTGCATGCATCCAAATATTGTGCTAGATAAGTTAACATGTAGAAAATTTTCAACAAATTCTCTACGTGTATTGGATAATACAATCAACAAAATCCTTTTACAACACATTGGGAACATAATCAAATTTGTTCTTGATTTTTCTCAAGTAGATTTACTTCCATTAACTGATATTAATATGTGGATTCGTTATGTTATTACAAAAGGTGTTAGGGACCTTACTCTTGATTTCTCAAACAATAATCCCTATAAACCCCCAACCTACATATATTATTATCAAAACTTGACAGATTTGACCCTAAACAATTGTCTTTTTAAGCCACTAGATTTCATCTTTTCCTATCCAAATTTGAAAAGCCTTTACCTTAAACAAATTACGTTTATGGCCACCCCAAAGAGTCTTGTTCTAAAAGCCCCAGTTTTAGCCAATTTGACCATTATGTATTGTTGGGGTACTGAATCTTTGAACATTGTTTCACCCCAGTTGAGTtacttgtttgttgttgaaaGTCATTATCTTGACCTAAGTTGTTTTATGAAGTGCACAAATTTGGCTGTGGTTAGCCTTTCATTATGCAAAGTGGTGGAAAATTCCAAGCAAAATGAAAGATCAACTTTGTTGAAGTTCATTTTTGGCTTGCCTATGCTTGAGAAACTTTATCTGGACACATTCTACCTTAAG GTATTTGATTCGGACAATCATGCTGATGATGTGTTGAATTACTTGGAGAAATTGAACAACTTTGATCGTCCAATTCCCAATCTGGAACAAGTAGTAATTCGTTCTTTTAATGGTTCAAAACCAGAACTGCTATTCATAAAGCTTCTGTTTGCTGCAACTCCAAGTTTGATAAGAATGAGCATTGAAAGGGACAGAATATTTACTTCAACTGAAGATAGGAAAATAACTGGAGAGTTGATGCGTTATCCTAGAGCTTCGCCTAAAGCAGAATTATTCTACTTGCCACCAAGAAGGTTATAA